Proteins encoded within one genomic window of Chlorobaculum sp. MV4-Y:
- a CDS encoding archease: MSYRQIDHTADLSFEVTAGSFEELLGEALRAMTEWSGPEWSSERVERDFRIEAPDRVALLVDLLNEALALSQIHREAYDALSIRSSGEMFVEGSFLGRAISGARDEVKAVTYHGAKVEERADGSWLAILLMDI; encoded by the coding sequence ATGTCGTACCGCCAGATCGACCATACCGCCGACCTCAGCTTCGAGGTCACTGCCGGGAGCTTTGAGGAGCTGTTGGGCGAGGCGTTGCGCGCCATGACGGAGTGGAGCGGGCCGGAGTGGTCATCGGAACGGGTCGAACGCGATTTTCGCATCGAAGCGCCCGACCGGGTTGCGCTGCTCGTCGATCTGCTCAACGAAGCGCTTGCCCTGTCGCAGATTCACCGCGAAGCCTACGATGCACTCTCAATCCGTTCAAGCGGCGAGATGTTTGTCGAAGGATCGTTTCTCGGCAGAGCAATTTCCGGTGCACGTGATGAAGTCAAAGCCGTTACTTATCACGGCGCAAAGGTCGAAGAGCGGGCTGACGGTTCATGGTTGGCAATCTTGTTGATGGACATCTGA
- a CDS encoding DEAD/DEAH box helicase, which translates to MSEQQDNSVNFRSLELAEPLLQALEAVGYENPTPIQASTIPLLLEGRDVLGQAQTGTGKTAAFALPVLSNIDLSATDPQALVLAPTRELAIQVAEAFHTYAEFMPDFHVLPIYGGQDYGVQIRNLKRGVHVVVGTPGRVMDHMRKGTLNLDSLKCLVLDEADEMLRMGFIDDVEWILDQTPESRQVALFSATMPQPILRIARKYLKAPAEITIQAKTTTVETIRQRYWMVGGHHKLDALTRILEVEPFDGIIIFVRTKTETVALAEKLQARGYAAAALNGDMVQSARERTIEQLKDGTLNIVIATDVAARGLDVERISHVINYDIPTDTESYVHRIGRTGRAGRSGEAILFVSPRERGMLFAIERATRKRIELMELPSTETVNDKRIAKFKQRITDTIGAEDLEFYISMIGHYCQEHDVSELEAAAALAKLLQGNEPFLLSAKPERERPSHREEREPRQGREHGRDSFRDDFRQEREPRRQSKGGLYSDEKKETYRIEVGNMHDVKPGNIAGAIINEIGLDPEAVGKIVINEQYSTVELPAGMPNDVFQELKKVRVCGRQLRASKMDDRQGGFGDRHDRGFGGDRDGNRSFGKDRGGDRGFGGDKKKSYGKPSGGKRKKDDGAFFTGFTGSKKKRMKD; encoded by the coding sequence ATGAGCGAACAGCAAGACAATTCCGTGAATTTCCGCAGCCTTGAACTGGCTGAACCCCTGCTTCAGGCCCTCGAAGCGGTGGGTTATGAAAACCCAACCCCCATTCAGGCCAGCACCATTCCGCTGCTTCTCGAAGGCCGCGATGTGCTCGGCCAAGCCCAGACCGGTACCGGCAAGACGGCAGCATTTGCTTTGCCGGTCCTCTCGAATATCGATCTTTCTGCCACCGATCCGCAGGCGCTCGTGCTTGCTCCAACTCGCGAGCTGGCGATCCAGGTGGCCGAGGCGTTCCACACCTACGCCGAGTTCATGCCGGACTTTCATGTGCTGCCGATCTACGGTGGCCAGGATTATGGCGTGCAGATTCGCAACCTCAAGCGTGGCGTGCACGTCGTGGTCGGCACTCCGGGCCGCGTGATGGATCACATGCGCAAGGGCACGCTGAACCTCGACAGCCTGAAGTGCCTGGTGCTCGATGAGGCCGACGAGATGCTGCGCATGGGCTTTATCGACGATGTCGAGTGGATTCTTGACCAGACTCCTGAAAGCCGTCAGGTGGCGCTCTTCTCGGCCACCATGCCGCAGCCGATCCTGCGCATCGCTCGCAAGTACCTGAAGGCTCCGGCGGAGATTACGATTCAGGCCAAAACCACGACAGTCGAAACCATCCGCCAGCGTTACTGGATGGTCGGCGGCCATCACAAGCTCGACGCCCTGACGCGCATCCTCGAAGTCGAGCCGTTTGACGGCATCATCATCTTCGTGCGCACCAAGACCGAGACCGTGGCGCTTGCCGAAAAGCTTCAGGCTCGCGGTTACGCCGCTGCCGCGCTGAACGGCGACATGGTGCAGTCGGCTCGCGAACGCACCATCGAGCAGCTCAAGGACGGCACGCTGAACATCGTCATCGCCACCGACGTCGCCGCGCGCGGCCTCGACGTCGAGCGCATCAGCCATGTCATCAACTACGACATTCCGACCGACACCGAGTCCTACGTGCACCGTATTGGCAGAACGGGCCGCGCCGGTCGCAGCGGCGAGGCGATCCTGTTCGTTTCACCGAGGGAGCGCGGGATGCTCTTCGCCATTGAGCGCGCCACCCGCAAGCGCATCGAGCTGATGGAGTTGCCCTCGACCGAAACCGTTAACGACAAGCGCATCGCCAAATTCAAGCAGCGCATCACCGACACCATCGGAGCAGAAGACCTCGAATTTTACATCAGCATGATCGGCCATTACTGCCAGGAGCATGATGTCTCCGAGCTTGAAGCTGCCGCTGCGCTGGCCAAACTATTGCAGGGCAATGAACCGTTCCTGCTCTCCGCGAAGCCTGAACGCGAACGTCCGTCCCACCGTGAAGAGCGCGAACCGCGTCAAGGTCGCGAGCATGGACGCGATTCGTTCCGCGACGATTTTCGTCAGGAGCGCGAGCCGCGCAGGCAGAGCAAGGGCGGCCTCTATTCCGACGAGAAGAAGGAGACCTACCGCATCGAAGTGGGCAATATGCACGACGTGAAGCCGGGCAACATTGCCGGCGCGATCATCAACGAGATCGGTCTCGATCCTGAAGCGGTCGGCAAGATTGTCATCAACGAGCAGTACAGCACGGTCGAGCTTCCTGCGGGAATGCCGAACGATGTGTTCCAGGAACTCAAGAAGGTCAGGGTTTGCGGACGCCAGCTAAGGGCATCGAAGATGGATGACCGTCAGGGTGGTTTCGGAGACAGGCACGACCGTGGATTCGGTGGTGATCGTGATGGCAATCGCAGCTTCGGCAAAGATCGCGGCGGCGACCGTGGATTTGGCGGCGACAAAAAGAAGAGCTATGGCAAACCCTCGGGCGGCAAGCGCAAAAAAGATGATGGCGCGTTCTTCACCGGCTTTACCGGCAGCAAAAAGAAGCGCATGAAAGACTGA
- a CDS encoding 3-deoxy-D-manno-octulosonic acid transferase, which yields MASLALAAYRFFSPLQPQLFRLLAARKPRLKTFLGARANLFEELESRLHALPEPSCRLWIHASSVGEFEQARTIIAELRAQIPDMDVVVSFFSDSGYEARKHYPDAAAVFYLPLDTRENARRLVDLIGADIFMLMRYDFWPNHLEAIKKSGARMLLAAAALPPGSPYLKPWLRGFYGELFSLFDAIYTIDSKDREMFLNGFGCRNVFTAGDPRFDQVLERQKKSDEQAARLKPFFHGRMVLVGGSTWEPDEAILISAWLSLRQKLSLVLVPHKVDRPNIERLLQNLRQQKIDAVTISEMDETFDPAKQVLVVDQTGYLAELYTIATIAYVGGGFGVNVHNTIEPAAHGIPVLFGPRHTNSPEATGLIEAGAATVVTGEPELRQALTTFVEDTDHLKRAGAKSSGFVNGRLGATAIITRDIAQHCRTKS from the coding sequence ATGGCTTCACTCGCCCTCGCTGCATACCGGTTCTTCTCCCCGCTTCAGCCACAGTTGTTTCGACTGCTGGCGGCGCGCAAACCGAGGCTGAAGACCTTCCTTGGGGCGCGAGCCAACCTGTTCGAGGAGCTTGAATCACGCCTGCACGCGCTGCCGGAACCGTCTTGCCGTCTGTGGATTCACGCCTCGTCGGTCGGCGAATTCGAGCAGGCCCGCACGATCATCGCCGAACTCCGGGCGCAGATTCCGGACATGGACGTCGTGGTTTCGTTTTTCTCAGACTCCGGTTACGAAGCACGCAAGCACTACCCCGACGCGGCGGCCGTATTCTACCTGCCACTCGACACGCGGGAGAATGCACGAAGATTGGTCGATCTCATCGGCGCGGACATCTTCATGCTGATGCGCTACGACTTCTGGCCGAACCACCTCGAAGCCATCAAAAAGAGCGGGGCACGAATGCTCCTGGCCGCCGCCGCACTCCCGCCGGGTTCGCCCTATCTCAAGCCTTGGCTCAGAGGATTCTACGGTGAACTCTTTTCGCTCTTTGATGCCATCTACACCATCGACAGCAAAGACCGCGAAATGTTCCTGAACGGGTTCGGCTGCAGGAACGTCTTCACCGCCGGTGATCCGCGATTCGACCAGGTGCTCGAACGGCAGAAAAAAAGCGACGAGCAAGCGGCGAGGCTCAAGCCGTTCTTCCACGGCCGGATGGTGCTGGTCGGCGGAAGCACCTGGGAGCCGGACGAAGCAATCCTGATTTCGGCGTGGCTGTCGCTCCGCCAGAAACTCAGCCTTGTTCTAGTGCCGCACAAGGTGGATCGACCGAACATCGAACGCCTGTTGCAGAATCTCCGACAGCAAAAGATCGATGCGGTGACGATTTCGGAGATGGATGAAACCTTCGACCCCGCGAAACAGGTACTGGTGGTTGACCAGACCGGCTACCTCGCCGAACTCTACACCATCGCCACTATTGCTTACGTCGGTGGAGGCTTCGGCGTCAACGTGCACAACACCATCGAGCCCGCCGCGCACGGCATTCCGGTGCTCTTCGGCCCTCGCCACACCAATTCGCCCGAAGCCACAGGACTCATCGAAGCCGGAGCGGCCACGGTCGTCACCGGGGAGCCAGAACTCCGCCAGGCGCTGACAACGTTCGTCGAGGATACCGACCACCTGAAACGTGCCGGAGCAAAATCCAGCGGTTTTGTCAATGGCAGGCTTGGAGCCACCGCGATTATCACCAGGGATATAGCACAGCATTGCCGGACGAAATCGTGA
- a CDS encoding transposase family protein yields MEDGLKTVQAPWAVRHCRFTLQFESFAIELLLHCANIKASARGFHRFESYRNRILFYCGKLNRAIES; encoded by the coding sequence ATGGAAGATGGGCTCAAAACCGTTCAGGCACCGTGGGCGGTAAGGCATTGCCGTTTCACGCTGCAGTTCGAAAGCTTTGCGATCGAGCTGCTCTTGCACTGCGCGAACATCAAGGCGTCAGCAAGAGGGTTCCACCGTTTCGAGAGTTATCGCAACCGGATTTTGTTTTACTGCGGCAAACTCAACAGGGCTATCGAATCATGA
- a CDS encoding DUF2721 domain-containing protein, with the protein MTITTIKELVPVLQTAIGPVILISGLGLLLLTMTNRLSRVIDRSRELLEEGDKLFGVDRTRIDREIDVLWRRAHYVRNAIMLAVASCLGAATLIILLFLTSLFHFDLPLLVSTVFIISMLSLIGSLVLFLLDVNLTLSALRIEFEGHRKRS; encoded by the coding sequence ATGACGATTACCACTATCAAAGAACTCGTGCCGGTGCTCCAGACGGCCATCGGCCCGGTCATCCTTATTTCAGGACTTGGCCTATTGCTTCTCACCATGACCAACCGCCTGTCGAGAGTCATCGACCGCTCGCGGGAGCTGCTTGAGGAGGGCGACAAGCTTTTCGGCGTTGATCGCACCCGCATCGACCGCGAGATCGACGTGCTCTGGCGGCGCGCTCACTACGTGCGCAACGCCATCATGCTGGCGGTGGCAAGCTGTCTCGGCGCGGCCACGCTCATCATTCTGCTCTTTCTCACCAGCCTGTTTCACTTCGATTTGCCGCTGCTGGTTTCGACGGTGTTCATCATCAGTATGCTCAGCCTGATCGGCTCGCTCGTGCTCTTCCTGCTCGACGTGAACCTTACGCTTTCAGCGTTGCGCATCGAGTTCGAGGGGCACAGGAAGAGGAGCTGA
- a CDS encoding YbhB/YbcL family Raf kinase inhibitor-like protein, which produces MTFELTSVAFRNMGAIPTLYTCEGKNISPQLSWKNLPKGTKSLVLIVDDPDAPDPAAPKFTWVHWVLYNIPPETTELAEGAGNQPAEAGMLEGFSSWNRGGYGGPCPPVGTHRYFFKLYALDTVIDDLLSPLKADVEAAMKGHILGEAMLIGTYKKEGN; this is translated from the coding sequence ATGACCTTTGAACTCACCTCTGTGGCATTCCGAAACATGGGCGCAATCCCGACGCTTTACACCTGCGAAGGCAAAAACATCTCGCCGCAGCTCTCATGGAAAAACCTGCCGAAAGGCACGAAAAGCCTCGTGCTCATCGTGGACGATCCCGACGCACCCGACCCGGCAGCCCCGAAATTCACCTGGGTGCACTGGGTTTTGTACAACATTCCGCCGGAAACAACGGAGCTCGCCGAAGGAGCCGGGAACCAACCCGCCGAAGCTGGAATGCTGGAAGGGTTCAGCAGCTGGAACCGAGGAGGCTACGGCGGGCCCTGCCCGCCCGTCGGCACGCACCGCTACTTTTTCAAACTCTACGCGCTCGACACCGTCATTGACGACCTGCTCTCCCCGCTCAAAGCCGACGTCGAAGCTGCGATGAAGGGGCACATCCTCGGAGAAGCCATGCTAATTGGCACATACAAAAAGGAGGGAAATTGA
- a CDS encoding DUF4293 domain-containing protein, whose amino-acid sequence MLSRIQSLYLFIAALLAFGSMAFPFWTFTTNHIILFGDFMDVQGAGMIVTAGSIGGGLLSPLTGIVALATIFLYKNRKLQQTLITLCLVLFAADLLAGLAGGHFLKQYLETQSPSVSFAPGSGLFMLLPEPVLFWLASLGVKKDEKIATAYKRL is encoded by the coding sequence ATGTTAAGCAGAATCCAAAGCCTTTACCTCTTCATCGCCGCACTGCTCGCCTTCGGTAGTATGGCCTTCCCCTTCTGGACGTTCACGACCAACCACATCATTCTTTTCGGCGACTTCATGGACGTGCAGGGTGCAGGCATGATCGTCACCGCCGGAAGCATCGGTGGAGGCCTGCTGTCGCCGCTCACCGGCATCGTGGCGCTGGCAACCATCTTCTTGTACAAGAACCGTAAACTCCAGCAGACGCTCATCACGCTCTGCCTCGTGCTCTTCGCCGCCGACCTGCTGGCCGGTCTCGCGGGCGGACACTTCCTGAAGCAATACCTCGAAACGCAGTCACCGTCGGTCAGCTTCGCACCCGGCAGCGGACTCTTCATGCTGCTTCCAGAACCGGTGCTTTTCTGGCTCGCCTCGCTCGGCGTGAAGAAGGACGAAAAAATCGCCACCGCGTACAAGAGGCTCTGA
- the pdxA gene encoding 4-hydroxythreonine-4-phosphate dehydrogenase PdxA: MRIVFSTGDIHGIGPEIILKSVLSRPSGEDTYVAAGSFKALEFYRDLLGLPVELRRIDGPDAIAKITPEPGVLHVLSVAEPETIQPGTLSRTAGEIAMRSLETAAALCRDGLCDALVTAPLHKEAIALAGYRNTGHTDFLADFFGVSSQIMLFVDPVSGLKVALATIHEPLSKVPALVRAMDLDAFFTTLAGSMRRDFRLDEPKIAVLGLNPHASDGGVMGSEEATVIRPAIERLSGAMQIDGPFPADGFFGAKRYRNYDLIVAMYHDQGLLPFKVLAFDTGINVTLGLPIVRTSPDHGTGFDKAGKGTASERSFLEATKLGATIARNRTQTTE, from the coding sequence ATGCGCATCGTTTTTTCAACCGGCGACATTCACGGCATCGGCCCTGAAATTATCCTGAAAAGCGTGCTTTCGCGGCCTTCGGGAGAGGATACCTACGTGGCTGCCGGATCGTTTAAAGCCCTCGAATTCTACCGTGACCTGCTCGGTCTGCCGGTGGAGCTGCGCCGGATTGACGGGCCGGACGCCATCGCGAAAATCACGCCTGAGCCAGGTGTGCTGCACGTGCTGAGCGTCGCCGAGCCGGAAACGATCCAGCCCGGCACACTGTCGAGAACCGCCGGAGAGATCGCCATGCGCTCGCTCGAAACCGCCGCCGCGCTCTGCCGCGACGGCCTCTGCGATGCGCTCGTCACCGCGCCGCTGCACAAGGAGGCGATTGCGCTTGCCGGGTACCGCAACACCGGCCACACCGATTTTCTGGCCGATTTCTTCGGTGTCTCGTCGCAGATCATGCTTTTCGTCGATCCCGTCTCCGGCCTCAAAGTCGCGCTCGCCACGATCCACGAGCCGCTCTCGAAGGTTCCGGCGCTGGTGCGCGCGATGGATCTCGACGCATTTTTCACCACGCTCGCCGGATCGATGCGGCGCGATTTCCGCCTCGACGAGCCGAAGATCGCCGTGCTCGGCCTGAACCCGCACGCCTCGGACGGCGGCGTCATGGGCAGCGAGGAGGCGACCGTCATCCGCCCGGCAATCGAGCGCCTCTCGGGCGCAATGCAGATCGACGGACCGTTTCCGGCGGATGGCTTTTTCGGCGCGAAGCGCTACCGGAACTACGACCTCATCGTCGCCATGTACCACGACCAGGGCCTCCTGCCCTTCAAGGTGCTCGCTTTCGACACGGGCATCAACGTCACGCTCGGCCTGCCCATCGTCCGCACCTCGCCCGACCACGGCACCGGCTTCGACAAGGCGGGCAAAGGCACAGCCTCCGAACGCAGTTTTCTCGAAGCCACCAAGCTCGGCGCAACCATCGCAAGGAACAGAACGCAAACCACAGAGTAA
- a CDS encoding 2'-5' RNA ligase family protein, which yields MALPAGCELAESAGEFRRAHAGLKVRWVRPENLHLTMVPPWQCLDVDAVCRALRDEAAQQAPFEVAFERVSFGPEPRRPRLIWATGKAPAGMPKFARRLLAATGAAGESRKSFLLHLTIARFNLHDFKAMGTLTLRETVAWSGKFDALCLYESMLKPGGAQYRELCRFVLGEKSESGAMMQPMVSL from the coding sequence GTGGCTTTACCTGCCGGCTGCGAGCTGGCAGAGTCAGCCGGGGAGTTCCGGCGGGCACACGCCGGGCTGAAGGTGCGGTGGGTCAGGCCGGAAAATCTGCATCTGACGATGGTGCCGCCGTGGCAGTGCCTCGATGTCGATGCCGTGTGCCGGGCGCTGCGCGATGAGGCCGCGCAGCAGGCGCCGTTCGAGGTCGCTTTCGAGCGCGTCTCGTTTGGTCCCGAACCGCGCCGTCCACGCCTCATCTGGGCGACGGGCAAAGCGCCCGCCGGAATGCCGAAGTTCGCCCGCCGTCTGCTTGCCGCAACCGGAGCGGCAGGTGAGTCGCGAAAATCGTTCCTTTTGCACCTGACCATCGCCCGCTTCAACTTGCACGATTTCAAGGCAATGGGAACGCTCACGCTTCGCGAAACAGTGGCTTGGTCTGGCAAATTCGACGCTCTCTGTCTCTACGAATCGATGCTCAAACCCGGCGGCGCACAATACCGGGAACTTTGCCGGTTCGTGCTTGGCGAGAAATCTGAAAGTGGGGCGATGATGCAGCCAATGGTATCGCTTTAA
- a CDS encoding cell division ATP-binding protein FtsE: MIAFVNADIDIRKKPIFRNLNFTIQPGELVYIVGRSGSGKTTLLKSLYMEIKPVKGEVIVNGFSSRKIRKGKIAMLRRKLGIVFQDFRLLEDRNVYDNLAFVLKVTGTKQKLIKEKVMTALKEVGLEQAAKEMPQNLSGGEQQRVVIARALVGDPVAIIADEPTGNLDPETSIEILEYLKKINAKGISVIIGTHDYELVRHHPSRTLMIKDMNLVECTIEPAPTGSGWRPVPKETAMAS; this comes from the coding sequence ATGATCGCCTTCGTCAACGCGGATATCGACATCAGAAAAAAGCCCATTTTCAGGAACCTGAACTTCACCATCCAGCCCGGTGAACTGGTCTACATCGTCGGACGGAGCGGCAGCGGCAAGACAACGCTGCTCAAGTCGCTCTACATGGAGATCAAACCGGTGAAAGGAGAGGTGATCGTCAACGGCTTCAGCTCCCGGAAGATCAGAAAGGGTAAAATCGCCATGCTCCGGCGCAAGCTCGGCATCGTTTTCCAGGATTTCCGGCTGCTCGAAGACCGGAACGTCTACGACAACCTCGCCTTCGTGCTCAAGGTGACCGGTACGAAACAAAAGCTCATCAAGGAGAAGGTGATGACCGCCCTGAAGGAGGTAGGGCTCGAACAGGCCGCGAAGGAGATGCCGCAGAACCTCTCCGGTGGTGAGCAACAGCGCGTGGTGATCGCGCGAGCGCTGGTCGGCGACCCGGTGGCCATCATCGCCGACGAACCGACGGGCAACCTCGATCCCGAGACCTCGATCGAGATTCTCGAATACCTCAAGAAGATCAACGCCAAAGGCATCAGCGTCATCATCGGCACCCACGACTACGAGCTGGTGCGCCACCACCCCTCGCGCACGCTGATGATCAAGGATATGAACCTCGTCGAATGCACCATCGAACCCGCCCCTACAGGCTCCGGCTGGCGCCCCGTGCCGAAGGAGACGGCGATGGCGTCATGA
- a CDS encoding MBL fold metallo-hydrolase RNA specificity domain-containing protein, translating to MEIEFYGAARRVTGTCHILRVNGFTVLLDCGLVQGSYGVEALNREPFPFDPAEIDAVVLSHGHIDHSGRLPLLVNRGFKGPIYTHQGTIELCRILLRDSASLAEHDARYWQKHGRRDAEPLYTVEQAERCVHDMTGLRYGERREILPGIAVTLLDAGHILASAFVKLEITEGETTRTVVFSGDLGQYDSPILNDPEAIGHADVVLVESTYGDRLHRDFDSTVAEIGEIIETSCRECGNILIPAFSIGRSQELLYLFGEHYHEWELEKWQVFLDSPMAIEASRIYWHHEELWDEEARLFRQNMRKMPPVGNLHLTGRVEESMKINDIREGAIIIAGSGMCNGGRIVHHLKRNIERPECHIIITGFQAEGTLGRELVEGRKEVRLHGRSYRVRAQLHTIGGLSAHGDRSDLLHWLKSRDGSSQVMIVHGEESVKESFKGFLRDEIAAAALIPKPGDRLDLASNQLHRAESE from the coding sequence ATGGAGATCGAGTTTTACGGGGCGGCGCGGCGGGTGACAGGTACCTGCCATATTCTGAGGGTTAACGGGTTTACGGTGCTGCTCGATTGCGGGCTGGTGCAGGGTAGCTACGGTGTCGAGGCGCTGAACCGCGAGCCGTTTCCGTTCGATCCGGCTGAAATCGATGCTGTGGTGCTCAGCCACGGTCATATCGATCACTCGGGCCGCCTGCCACTGCTGGTGAACCGCGGCTTCAAGGGGCCGATCTACACCCATCAAGGCACCATCGAGCTGTGCCGGATTCTGCTCCGGGATTCAGCTTCGCTTGCCGAGCATGATGCCCGGTACTGGCAAAAACATGGCCGTCGTGATGCCGAGCCGCTTTACACCGTCGAACAGGCCGAGCGTTGCGTCCACGACATGACGGGGCTGCGTTACGGCGAGCGGCGCGAGATTCTGCCCGGCATCGCCGTGACGCTGCTCGATGCGGGCCACATCCTCGCCTCGGCGTTTGTCAAACTCGAAATCACGGAGGGCGAAACTACCCGCACGGTGGTCTTCAGTGGCGACCTCGGCCAGTACGATTCCCCGATTTTGAACGATCCCGAAGCGATTGGCCACGCCGATGTGGTGCTCGTGGAGAGTACTTACGGAGACCGTCTGCATCGTGATTTCGACAGTACCGTGGCTGAAATCGGCGAGATCATCGAAACCTCGTGCCGCGAGTGCGGCAACATCCTGATTCCTGCCTTCTCGATTGGCCGCAGCCAGGAGCTGCTTTACCTTTTCGGCGAACACTACCATGAGTGGGAGCTGGAGAAATGGCAGGTCTTTCTCGACAGCCCGATGGCCATCGAGGCGAGTCGTATCTATTGGCATCACGAGGAGTTATGGGATGAAGAGGCCCGCCTGTTCCGCCAGAATATGCGCAAGATGCCACCCGTTGGTAATCTCCACCTGACCGGCAGGGTCGAAGAGTCGATGAAGATCAACGACATCCGGGAGGGCGCGATCATCATCGCCGGAAGCGGCATGTGCAACGGCGGGCGCATCGTGCACCATCTGAAGCGCAACATCGAGCGGCCCGAGTGCCACATCATCATCACCGGCTTCCAGGCCGAAGGTACGCTTGGCCGGGAGCTGGTCGAAGGGCGCAAGGAGGTGCGGCTGCACGGCCGGAGCTACCGGGTTCGGGCGCAACTCCACACCATTGGCGGCCTGTCGGCTCATGGTGACCGCAGCGATCTGCTGCACTGGCTGAAGAGTCGGGACGGTTCTTCACAGGTGATGATCGTGCATGGCGAGGAGAGTGTGAAGGAGTCTTTCAAAGGCTTTCTGCGCGATGAGATTGCCGCCGCTGCGCTCATTCCCAAACCCGGTGACCGGCTCGATCTTGCCTCGAACCAGCTGCACCGGGCTGAATCTGAATAA
- a CDS encoding type II toxin-antitoxin system MqsA family antitoxin, with protein sequence MNTKQCPSCGHSGMINKALEETLTYEGKSMTLHDMRGQFCPECGEGTWDEESYRRYTEAQESLVRAIKGDPAADIRRIRRKLKLTQAQLATSFGVGKVAFSRYERGETRPPAPLLKLLKLIDRHPDLLEEVEKMGSSQNIVGKGFCCSVMIR encoded by the coding sequence ATGAATACGAAGCAATGTCCTTCGTGTGGTCACAGCGGTATGATCAACAAGGCTTTGGAGGAAACGCTCACCTATGAAGGCAAATCGATGACGTTGCATGACATGCGCGGCCAGTTCTGCCCGGAGTGCGGGGAAGGAACTTGGGATGAAGAGAGTTACCGGCGCTACACGGAAGCTCAGGAGAGCTTGGTACGAGCGATCAAAGGCGACCCGGCGGCAGACATCCGGCGCATCCGTAGAAAACTGAAACTGACCCAGGCGCAACTCGCCACATCGTTCGGCGTCGGCAAGGTCGCGTTTTCACGATACGAGCGCGGAGAAACCAGGCCGCCCGCGCCACTGCTCAAATTGCTGAAACTCATCGACCGGCATCCCGATTTGCTTGAGGAGGTTGAAAAGATGGGTTCTTCGCAGAATATCGTGGGTAAGGGCTTCTGCTGTTCCGTCATGATTCGATAG
- a CDS encoding UPF0158 family protein produces MSVVIRLKDVVDAIGRTDEERRAFLNIRTGRIVTFSRDALDAVELGSAVRAGEEAMVREAGEALLSGDYRELPDQFDIDDCSILRRFCQTVENDELRRGLLRSLQGRGASMRIRSTVDAFGVVDGWTAFRNEALRAIAIDWLGNLGITYSGE; encoded by the coding sequence ATGAGCGTTGTTATCCGACTGAAAGATGTGGTCGATGCGATAGGCCGGACCGATGAAGAGCGGCGGGCGTTTCTGAATATCAGGACGGGACGGATTGTGACGTTTAGCCGCGATGCGCTGGATGCGGTGGAGTTGGGTAGCGCTGTCCGGGCGGGAGAGGAGGCGATGGTGCGGGAAGCCGGCGAGGCGCTGCTTTCCGGCGACTATCGCGAACTGCCGGATCAGTTCGATATCGATGACTGTTCGATCTTGCGGCGGTTCTGCCAGACGGTTGAAAATGACGAACTACGGCGCGGGTTGCTGAGGAGTCTTCAGGGGCGGGGAGCCTCCATGCGCATCCGGAGCACGGTGGATGCGTTCGGGGTTGTCGATGGGTGGACGGCTTTTCGCAACGAGGCATTGCGGGCTATTGCCATCGACTGGCTGGGGAACCTTGGGATTACGTACAGCGGGGAGTGA